The Hymenobacter sp. 5317J-9 genome has a window encoding:
- a CDS encoding MMPL family transporter: MSLRRLAHLTLLVLGLLTVLSGFFVAQLRFNYNFNDFYPAGDPDLDYYQGYTQRFGNDNDYLLLGLEAPAGRTVFDPGFLRQVDSLTQLARRQPSVRSVTSPTTLANTVVEGLGVFSLPYLHPDEPARRADDSTLIYRTPGLVGNVFSPDARAVTLVLQLTPDLEKPPGDSLFAALRTGMARLHIPEARVHFAGRIVAQSVFVDRLKWELVVFMSLSVLLVTGLLWLTFRTWWGVVLPLVVVLGAILWGLGIMAAFGVTIDLMTALLPLMLFVVGMSDTIHIISRYVSELGYGASKKDALRVTIKESGFGSGLSALTTSLGFFTLMTSTIKPIHNFGLFTGIAVILAFVLSFTLLPAMLVLLSKPQLREPRRQGHSWDGVLGRMFRTVLLRRRLIFTISGLVLAAAIGLSTRVRINSSLLDDLSKSDPVRQDFAFFDRQFAGVRPFELELKPAPGRDIYDLDVLRQTERIEAYLKHTYGLRFAASPVTLVKSVRKALNGGGLEAYRLPADTTELKQLRSKLKQFRKKAEFSALALPDGSAGRLTGRMSDVGSIRADALNDALRRHLRATVDSTVLRTRLTGSSNLIDKNNENLTLNMIQGMAIDVAMVTLIVLFLFRSVRMTVVVLIPNLLPIIIVAGVMGLAGVNMKVSTSIIFTIAFGIAVDDTIHFISKLRLTLGKEPDIFKAVRRTYLLAGKAVITTSLILVGGFSTLLFSKFDGTFYVGLLIGLTLLFGVVAELTLLPLLILYFYKRPAATALAPADVAVGSGSPN; the protein is encoded by the coding sequence ATGTCTCTTCGCCGCCTCGCCCACCTCACCCTGCTCGTGCTGGGCCTGCTCACTGTGTTGAGCGGGTTTTTCGTCGCCCAGCTCCGTTTCAATTACAATTTCAACGACTTCTACCCCGCCGGCGACCCCGACCTGGACTACTACCAGGGCTACACCCAGCGCTTCGGCAACGACAACGACTACCTGCTGCTGGGCCTGGAAGCCCCCGCCGGCCGCACCGTGTTCGACCCCGGCTTTTTGCGGCAGGTCGACTCGCTCACGCAGCTGGCCCGGCGCCAGCCCTCGGTGCGCAGCGTCACCTCCCCCACCACCCTAGCCAATACCGTGGTGGAGGGCCTGGGCGTGTTCAGCCTGCCCTACCTGCACCCCGACGAGCCTGCCCGCCGGGCCGACGACTCCACCCTCATCTACCGCACACCCGGCCTGGTGGGCAACGTGTTCAGCCCCGACGCCCGGGCCGTGACGCTGGTGCTGCAGCTCACGCCCGACCTTGAGAAACCGCCCGGCGACTCGCTTTTTGCGGCCCTGCGCACGGGCATGGCCCGCCTTCACATTCCCGAAGCGCGGGTGCATTTCGCGGGCCGCATCGTGGCGCAGTCGGTGTTTGTGGACAGGCTGAAGTGGGAGCTGGTGGTGTTTATGTCCTTGTCAGTGTTGCTGGTCACGGGGCTGCTGTGGCTCACGTTTCGCACGTGGTGGGGGGTGGTGCTGCCGCTGGTGGTGGTGCTGGGGGCCATTTTGTGGGGGCTGGGCATCATGGCGGCTTTTGGGGTTACCATTGATTTGATGACGGCGCTGCTGCCGCTCATGCTCTTTGTGGTGGGCATGTCCGACACCATCCACATTATCAGCCGCTACGTGAGCGAGCTGGGCTACGGCGCCAGCAAGAAGGACGCCTTGCGCGTCACCATAAAGGAGTCGGGCTTCGGGTCGGGGCTGTCGGCGCTCACCACCAGCCTGGGCTTTTTCACGCTGATGACCAGCACCATTAAGCCCATTCACAATTTTGGGCTGTTCACGGGCATTGCCGTCATCCTGGCGTTTGTGCTCAGCTTCACGCTGCTGCCGGCCATGCTGGTGCTGCTTAGCAAGCCCCAGCTGCGCGAGCCCCGCCGCCAGGGCCACAGCTGGGACGGCGTGCTGGGCCGAATGTTCCGCACCGTATTGCTGCGCCGCCGCCTCATTTTCACCATCAGCGGGCTGGTGCTGGCCGCCGCCATTGGCCTGAGCACGCGGGTGCGCATCAACTCCTCGCTGCTCGATGACCTGTCGAAAAGCGACCCCGTGCGGCAGGATTTTGCCTTTTTCGACCGGCAGTTTGCCGGCGTGCGGCCCTTCGAGCTGGAGCTGAAGCCGGCGCCCGGCCGCGACATCTACGACCTTGACGTGCTGCGGCAAACCGAGCGCATCGAAGCGTACTTGAAGCATACGTACGGCCTACGCTTTGCCGCCTCGCCGGTCACTCTGGTCAAGTCCGTCCGCAAAGCCCTGAACGGCGGCGGCCTGGAAGCCTACCGCCTGCCCGCCGACACCACGGAGCTAAAGCAGCTGCGCAGCAAGCTGAAGCAGTTCCGGAAGAAGGCTGAATTCAGCGCCCTGGCCCTGCCCGATGGCTCGGCGGGCCGCCTCACGGGGCGCATGTCCGACGTGGGCAGCATCCGGGCCGATGCGCTGAACGACGCGCTGCGCCGGCACCTGCGCGCCACCGTCGACAGCACGGTGCTGCGCACCCGCCTCACGGGCTCGTCCAACCTCATCGACAAAAACAACGAAAACCTGACCCTGAACATGATTCAGGGCATGGCCATCGACGTGGCCATGGTCACGCTCATCGTGCTGTTTCTGTTCCGCTCGGTGCGCATGACGGTGGTGGTGCTCATTCCCAACCTGCTGCCCATCATCATCGTGGCCGGCGTGATGGGCCTGGCCGGCGTGAACATGAAAGTGAGCACCAGCATCATCTTCACCATCGCCTTCGGCATCGCTGTCGACGACACCATTCACTTCATCAGCAAGCTGCGCCTCACGCTGGGCAAGGAGCCGGACATCTTCAAGGCCGTGCGCCGCACCTACCTGCTGGCCGGCAAAGCCGTCATCACCACGTCGCTGATTCTGGTGGGCGGCTTTTCGACGTTGCTCTTCTCCAAGTTCGACGGCACGTTCTACGTGGGCCTGCTCATCGGCCTCACGCTGCTGTTTGGCGTGGTGGCCGAGCTGACACTGCTGCCGCTGCTGATTCTGTATTTCTACAAGCGGCCCGCGGCCACAGCGCTAGCCCCCGCCGACGTGGCAGTCGGCAGCGGTTCGCCCAATTAG
- a CDS encoding ankyrin repeat domain-containing protein, giving the protein MKKALLLAAAFYCFLASAQAQTPSHDLTKAVLKNNAAAAETLLGAGANPNAPIEVVPGFPTTYLITAASNNSLDLVKLLLKHKAQVNQPDAFKATALMAAAGKGNKAMVELLLASGADARAKDDDGKDALALARESGNAEVVALLQQKLK; this is encoded by the coding sequence ATGAAAAAGGCTCTGCTCCTTGCCGCTGCTTTCTACTGTTTCCTGGCCTCGGCCCAGGCCCAAACGCCCAGCCACGACCTAACCAAGGCCGTGCTGAAAAACAACGCGGCCGCCGCCGAAACCCTGCTCGGCGCCGGCGCCAACCCCAACGCACCCATCGAAGTGGTGCCCGGCTTCCCCACTACCTACCTCATCACGGCGGCTTCCAACAACAGCCTCGACCTGGTGAAGCTGTTGCTCAAACACAAGGCCCAGGTGAACCAGCCCGACGCCTTCAAGGCCACCGCGCTGATGGCCGCGGCCGGCAAAGGCAACAAGGCCATGGTGGAGCTGCTGCTGGCCAGCGGCGCCGATGCCCGCGCCAAAGACGACGACGGCAAAGACGCCCTGGCTCTGGCTCGCGAAAGCGGCAACGCCGAAGTGGTGGCTTTGCTGCAACAAAAGCTGAAATGA
- a CDS encoding thymidylate synthase — protein MRQYQALLRHILDTGTVKTDRTGTGTVSIFGPQMRFDLAEGFPLVTTKKVHLKSIIHELLWFLQGDTNIAYLKEHGVKIWDEWADANGDLGPVYGHQWRSWPDGRGGHIDQIAQIIQQLNTQPDSRRILVSAWNVAELPDMKLQPCHALFQFYVADGKLSCQLYQRSADVFLGVPFNIASYALLTLMVAQVVGLQPGEFIWTGGDTHLYSNHLEQARLQLEREPRPLPQMRINPAVKDIFGFRYEDFELVNYNPWPAIKAPVAV, from the coding sequence ATGCGCCAATACCAAGCCCTGCTCCGCCACATCCTCGACACCGGCACCGTGAAAACCGACCGCACCGGCACCGGCACCGTTTCCATCTTCGGCCCGCAGATGCGGTTCGACTTGGCCGAAGGCTTCCCGCTGGTGACTACCAAGAAGGTGCACCTGAAGAGCATCATCCACGAGCTGCTGTGGTTCCTCCAGGGCGACACCAACATTGCCTACCTCAAGGAGCACGGCGTAAAAATCTGGGACGAGTGGGCCGATGCCAACGGCGACCTCGGCCCCGTGTACGGCCACCAGTGGCGCTCCTGGCCCGACGGCCGCGGCGGCCACATCGACCAGATTGCGCAGATTATTCAGCAGCTCAACACCCAGCCTGACTCGCGTCGCATCCTCGTGTCGGCCTGGAACGTGGCCGAGCTGCCCGACATGAAATTGCAGCCCTGCCACGCCCTGTTTCAGTTCTACGTGGCCGATGGCAAGCTCTCGTGCCAACTCTACCAACGCTCGGCCGACGTGTTTCTGGGCGTGCCGTTCAACATTGCCAGCTACGCGCTGCTCACCCTCATGGTGGCCCAGGTAGTGGGCCTGCAGCCCGGCGAATTCATCTGGACTGGCGGCGACACGCACCTCTATTCCAACCACCTGGAGCAGGCCCGCCTGCAGCTGGAGCGTGAGCCGCGCCCACTGCCCCAGATGCGCATCAACCCCGCGGTGAAGGACATTTTTGGCTTCCGCTACGAGGACTTTGAATTGGTGAATTACAACCCCTGGCCGGCCATAAAGGCGCCGGTAGCCGTATAA
- a CDS encoding energy transducer TonB, whose product MPLLTRFWQLTDSTERTDAADVFTQYVEHFISYPALARQAGLGGAIYARLTVQPDGRVGSISITRRDLSTASPPIKAVMALDAELQRVAWQLRFKPAVPSIDSTSLRPIARADTVTNIVAEGDSTETVTVIQVEDHDGPTFLADTVTISYRFVPQ is encoded by the coding sequence ATGCCCTTGCTGACGCGCTTCTGGCAGCTGACCGACTCGACGGAACGCACCGACGCCGCCGACGTTTTCACCCAATACGTCGAGCATTTTATCAGCTACCCGGCCCTGGCACGCCAAGCCGGGCTGGGGGGCGCTATTTACGCCCGGCTCACGGTGCAGCCCGATGGCCGCGTGGGCAGCATTTCCATCACGCGGCGCGATTTAAGCACCGCCTCGCCGCCCATCAAGGCGGTAATGGCGCTCGATGCCGAATTGCAGCGGGTGGCGTGGCAGCTGCGCTTTAAGCCCGCTGTGCCCAGTATCGATAGCACTTCGTTGCGGCCCATTGCCCGGGCCGATACCGTGACCAATATCGTTGCCGAGGGCGATAGCACCGAAACCGTGACCGTTATTCAGGTCGAAGACCACGACGGCCCGACCTTTCTGGCCGATACCGTCACCATTTCATATCGGTTTGTGCCGCAGTAA
- a CDS encoding aminotransferase class IV yields the protein MVLLNNALLPAATLPLPNRGLAFGDGFFETLVYVHGRLRLAPDHHARMQQAAAALYLTLPAALATPEVLEATLARLAVANQLPAARLRLQLWRAGGGRYTPTTDVTEWLATAEAFVPDDTAIDKADFAQESHSIPSPLSFCKGPQAWLYVRAAHERQRRGLDEILLCDAAGHVAEAGAAAIFWMKDGALFTPALASGCVAGVRRAQLLRTARAAGVDCYEGLFRQEALLAADAVFTANVAAIRVVRRVGTATFSPSLPPFLTAAQTDMKW from the coding sequence ATGGTACTGCTGAATAATGCCCTGCTGCCCGCCGCCACCCTGCCCCTGCCCAACCGCGGGCTGGCTTTTGGCGACGGTTTTTTCGAAACCCTGGTTTACGTCCACGGTCGCCTGCGCCTTGCTCCGGACCACCACGCCCGCATGCAGCAGGCGGCTGCCGCGCTCTACCTCACGCTGCCCGCCGCATTAGCCACTCCAGAAGTATTGGAAGCCACCCTGGCCCGCCTGGCAGTGGCCAATCAGCTGCCGGCGGCGCGGTTGCGCCTGCAGCTGTGGCGCGCGGGCGGCGGCCGCTACACGCCCACCACCGACGTCACCGAATGGCTGGCCACCGCTGAAGCCTTCGTGCCCGACGATACGGCCATCGACAAAGCCGATTTTGCGCAGGAATCCCATTCCATTCCTTCTCCCCTGAGTTTTTGCAAAGGCCCGCAGGCGTGGCTCTACGTGCGCGCCGCCCACGAACGGCAGCGGCGCGGGCTCGACGAAATACTGCTGTGTGATGCGGCCGGGCACGTAGCCGAAGCGGGCGCCGCGGCCATTTTCTGGATGAAAGACGGAGCCCTGTTCACGCCCGCGCTGGCCAGCGGCTGCGTGGCCGGCGTGCGCCGGGCACAGCTGCTGCGGACGGCGCGCGCGGCGGGAGTCGATTGCTACGAAGGATTGTTCCGACAGGAAGCGCTACTGGCCGCTGATGCAGTCTTCACCGCGAATGTTGCGGCCATTCGGGTGGTGCGCCGCGTTGGCACGGCAACTTTTTCCCCTTCCTTGCCCCCTTTCCTTACTGCGGCACAAACCGATATGAAATGGTGA